One window from the genome of Cydia fagiglandana chromosome 21, ilCydFagi1.1, whole genome shotgun sequence encodes:
- the LOC134675110 gene encoding uncharacterized protein LOC134675110: MQTMDVDSDEEQQLNDIAQLNAALAQDDEPSILLGSLTGSVSSLHSRSILSTSTNTAAQEHARIDSALALNKLLDEKLRRLESVLVGRLHECRQGLNDLHKLPVPTEKDRQETFRYINCGKPYFKDKSNFPAPDNEDTIIMKAINMYDFSEITSLPGWTAKDKVSLNKLLLEMSVDIKKKELNSKIAQLKRENKEKWSRKLERQVDAINKEISALGKKTIKELALPIDQEYDWEIVANKLNIRHSATEYRILWKEFLHPTINKEPWTLEEHARFQDIITKYNYQDWAAIAKELNTGRTAYQVFVYYRTNMSNTTSGQKWTKEEEQFLQRLIEYYKEEDYIPWGKVASSMENRTKIQIYNKYFRLVEKRKGRFLPEEDAVILTCLDKFGPNFKKISEYLPGRSATQIRVRYQVLAKKRISAVWTVQEDRQLLQLMANEECLTNYSSVTKHFPDKTRVHLRARYITLLKWMKRHPNLSLENAPRRGARRLGHGLATDNLNKATEVLKKRIETEIDIRKSKRITRESPVEIIEDAIIANLLTEHVKQEEEKKIHEIYDEDEIFVLDSNAVVSAHNLNVSNLQKMIIFLRAKLKQDLFKKSSYAEKYPGLLNSQQDVNLFQVKSYSRKQQANPITFANAPDIWGNNTLGSVTYVLPPHYATITGCRKLMTYINSKTKENASKPEVNINLKLLMRKNPIFKEQLFLLMERFNSLFLYSMLLSNEGPERVGKLTVPENRQKTDTTKAPLNMLSSVSIPGPSQSFRSRVKSDTQNDTNMSIDLEPENDLTDKCCVQEVVVDDVVRFIAVDGSKSQRKRKRQYVCSY; encoded by the coding sequence ATGCAGACTATGGATGTGGATAGTGATGAAGAACAGCAGCTAAACGATATAGCGCAGCTAAATGCCGCTCTAGCACAAGACGACGAGCCTTCTATCCTCCTAGGCTCGTTAACCGGCAGCGTAAGCTCACTACACTCTCGGTCCATTCTCAGCACTTCTACTAACACCGCCGCACAGGAACATGCAAGAATCGACTCGGCTTTAGCCCTCAACAAGCTTCTAGACGAAAAACTACGCAGACTGGAATCCGTGCTCGTTGGCCGCTTACATGAGTGCAGACAGGGCCTAAATGATCTACACAAGCTACCAGTCCCTACAGAGAAAGATCGGCAAGAAACGTTCCGCTACATAAACTGCGGTAAGCCATATTTTAAGGACAAATCAAATTTTCCAGCTCCCGATAATGAAGATACTATAATTATGAAAGCAATCAACATGTATGACTTCTCTGAGATCACTTCACTCCCTGGCTGGACTGCAAAAGACAAAGTCAGTTTGAATAAACTTCTTCTTGAAATGTCAGTTGATATTAAAAAGAAAGAGTTGAATTCAAAGATTGCACAGCTGAAACGCGAGAACAAAGAGAAATGGTCAAGGAAATTAGAAAGACAAGTCGACGCTATAAACAAAGAGATCAGTGCTCTAGgtaaaaagacaataaaagaATTAGCATTACCAATAGACCAGGAGTATGACTGGGAAATTgttgcaaataaattaaatataagacACAGCGCTACAGAGTACAGAATACTATGGAAAGAATTTTTGCATCCTACCATCAATAAAGAACCATGGACACTAGAAGAACATGCCCGCTTCCAAGATATAATAACCAAGTACAACTATCAAGACTGGGCTGCCATCGCTAAAGAACTGAACACCGGCAGAACAGCCTACCAAGTCTTTGTTTACTACAGAACAAACATGAGCAATACAACCTCTGGTCAAAAATGGACTAAGGAAGAGGAACAGTTTCTTCAGCGATTGATTGAATATTATAAAGAAGAAGATTACATACCCTGGGGCAAAGTAGCTTCATCTATGGAGAACAGGACTAAGATACAAATTTATAACAAGTATTTCCGGCTTGTAGAGAAGAGGAAAGGCAGGTTTCTACCAGAAGAAGATGCTGTTATATTGACATGTCTTGACAAGTTTGGTCCCAACTTCAAGAAAATATCAGAATATCTACCAGGCCGTTCAGCCACTCAGATTCGTGTGCGATACCAAGTGTTAGCTAAGAAGAGGATCTCTGCTGTCTGGACAGTTCAAGAAGATCGGCAGCTGCTTCAACTGATGGCCAATGAGGAATGTCTGACCAACTACTCCAGTGTTACCAAGCACTTCCCTGATAAAACCAGAGTGCATTTAAGAGCTAGATATATTACCTTATTAAAATGGATGAAAAGACATCCAAACTTGTCACTTGAAAATGCACCAAGAAGAGGCGCACGGCGCCTTGGCCACGGACTCGCCACTGACAACCTAAACAAAGCCACTGAAGTCCTAAAGAAGAGAATAGAAACAGAAATCGATATTAGAAAAAGCAAAAGGATCACAAGGGAATCACCAGTTGAAATCATAGAAGATGCCATTATAGCTAATCTTTTAACTGAACATGTCAAACAAgaggaagaaaaaaaaatacatgaaatCTATGATGAAGATGAAATATTTGTTCTAGATTCTAATGCTGTAGTATCAGCACATAATCTGAATGTGTCAAATCTGCAAAAAATGATCATTTTCTTGAGAGCAAAGTTGAAGCAGGACCTTTTCAAAAAAAGCTCATATGCTGAAAAGTACCCAGGCTTGCTAAATTCGCAGCAGGACGTAAATCTATTTCAAGTAAAGAGTTACTCAAGAAAACAACAAGCAAACCCTATTACGTTTGCTAATGCACCCGACATATGGGGGAATAACACTTTAGGCAGCGTGACGTATGTGCTTCCTCCACACTATGCAACTATAACAGGATGCAGAAAACTTATGACTTATATCAACAGTAAGACCAAAGAAAACGCATCAAAACCTGAGGTGAATATAAATCTGAAGCTATTGATGAGAAAAAATCCGATTTTCAAAGAGCAATTGTTTCTCTTAATGGAGAGGTTTAATTCACTGTTCCTGTATTCCATGCTTCTGTCAAACGAGGGGCCAGAGCGAGTAGGGAAGCTGACAGTGCCTGAAAATAGACAGAAGACAGATACAACAAAAGCCCCGCTTAATATGCTCTCTAGTGTTAGCATTCCAGGTCCGTCCCAATCTTTCCGAAGTAGAGTTAAATCAGATACCCAGAATGACACAAATATGAGTATAGACTTGGAGCCTGAGAATGATCTGACTGATAAATGTTGCGTTCAGGAAGTTGTTGTTGATGATGTGGTTAGGTTTATTGCTGTAGATGGTTCTAAGTCGCAGAGAAAAAGGAAACGGCAGTATGTGTGCTCTTATTAA
- the LOC134675111 gene encoding low molecular weight phosphotyrosine protein phosphatase-like gives MAEKKKALFICLGNICRSPIAEGVFQKTVNDLNIGDKWEIDSAAIGSWHVGNSPDYRAMDTMKEHNVPYNNHARQITKADFNHYDYIFGMDEANMKDLKRLAPKNCKAELLLFGDFDPQGDRIIRDPYYDADSKSFEKCYQQSVRCSKGFLEHLEKKG, from the exons ATGGCAGAGAAAAAGAAAGCACTGTTCATTTGTCTTG GAAACATTTGCCGCTCGCCGATAGCCGAAGGCGTTTTCCAGAAAACCGTGAATGACTTGAACATCGGAGATAAGTGGGAGATCGACAGTGCCGCTATCGGCTCTTGGCATGTCGGAAATTCACCGGACTATCGCGCTATGGACACTATGAAGGAGCATAATGTTCCATATAACAATCATGCTAGACAG ATTACAAAGGCAGACTTCAACCACTATGActacatatttggcatggatGAGGCCAACATGAAGGACCTCAAGAGACTAGCTCCCAAGAACTGCAAGGCTGAGCTGCTTCTGTTTGGTGATTTTGACCCTCAGGGCGACAGGATCATCAGAGATCCTTACTAT gaTGCTGATTCCAAGAGTTTTGAAAAATGTTACCAACAGTCTGTAAGATGTTCAAAGGGATTTTTAGAGCACTTGGAAAAGAAAGGCTGA